The genomic interval CCGTCTGGGTGAGCGGCTGCGTCTGTAACGAGGGGATGGAGAGCGACGGGGTCTGTCGTTGTCTCGATAACTGCGTCTGTGAGGTTCGGGGGTCTGGAGTCTCTCCGGCTGCAGGAcgggaaaaagaaacagaaccaacattttaaaaatcaactagtttacaaacatttacagatcaTTCAAAGGAACATCTTTCAAACTTCAGGATTTGTATACCCTAACAATCATCGTTTCCTTGTTCTAACAGAACtcaacatgttttaatgatgtttctgtgtctgacttcctgtcctgctctgtggtaaattgatttgatttcatatcaaacctttatttattctcaaaaaGACACTGAgatttccctcatttccaatgacgtcgagattacaagcacagtaaaacaagcaaaaatacatcaaacactcagaatctgtgacaaaaaccactgagatcatttaaaacagttcCAATTTGAAACTAAGTTGTTCAaaatcaaattcctaaactctggaagagagggaagaactcctatccttagagtttgctggaggCCTTTCCAAAAATTtggggcatcaaaagaaaatgcagatttaccgagttcagtaaaagcttgagggactttaagaacgagccaatcagaagaacggGTCATGTAGGCGCCCGTATTCCACTCtaacttttattgtaaatgtacttctcaacttaaacaatgtaatcaaagcaaataaatacaaaactaaagcttattgcattggttgcagtctggacgcagagtggtgtgggtctcctctctgctctctgactgacagcctgtgagagcttttggaagggggaggggctcacggcagcacccgctcctcgttgaggacagtaactgcagagcaatacgtgctttcacgtcagtttcttacaccaaaaaagtctccaataacaccagaaaaagtcgctagatttgtcgctagtagctcttgacaaaaaaagttgccaagggggtttggaaagtcgccagatttagcgagaaagtcgccaagttggcaacactgtttcctctttcctgtgagcgccgcagcagtaagcaacatacgaggctcgctcacgatggaattttataAACTAAAAGCCAGTGTGCAACAGACTTTTAcgataagaaaataaataataaaaactgcgttaaggCGAGAtcaaataattgtcggcgataattaattaatgagaaaataacgcgttaacgtgcccagccctaatgaAAACCAATGTTTGCTGCTCCTCTCTTCAAGAGAAGGCCAACCGACcctcttgtgtttaggggggcATGTCACTGATGCACCGTGCTTCGGCATCCAGCTAAAATATAAGTtttgtgtatctgctgcagaggactccggactgacggagctgagacgcagcacAGCGGAAGCACACAACGGACTGaacacacatctggtggaaTAAGCAAAGCAGTTTTCTGATTtcaccttctcctcttcctcgtcttcttcctcACTGGTCTCCACTTCATCCAGATCCTCTTCCAGAGCGCTGATCCGAGTGTCTAACATCTCGGCCTCCTCCAGGACGTGTCTCTTCTGcggaacaaaaacacacacacacctcagtgaTGAATATCTAAACTTAAAAAcacggtgtgtgtgttcattgtaGAAACAGGTCACACATACCTGAAGCCTGGGCAGAATGATGTCACACATCCTCTCTGCATGAAGCAGCTCGTCGACGAACTCATCCACGTGCATCAACTCAAACTCTAAAAccacagagagaggaatgaaAGGAGATTTGAGGGATTTCATTTTCAGTACACAACAAGATCAGCATCTCAGAGTCTTTGAACACGGACTGGACCTTAATGTGAAGAACCAAACTACAGAAACAAGACGGAGAAAAACAATTAGTAAAAGGTCTTGAGCTTGTATCTTTCTGTTCTCGTCTTCGGGCTACTCAAAGCGCAGGTCACACGCTGATGGCATAACATGACGTATGTACAAAAGGTCACCGTGCTCAAGCTCGGTTGGGCCTGGAGAtatgtgagtgcaggccagcgggggactggggggggggtcaatcATGTGTGGGGGCAGCTGGGCCGAGTGTTAGTGCACCCTTACTTTCGGGACACAGACCAAAAGTTTCAAACTCACCTCCGTTTCTGTTCTGAGTCTTGATTTTCCTGTAGTCGTTGTACAGCGGCTCCAGGTATTTGTAGCAGTCCACTGCAGTGCCCGTTAACCTCATGTACATCGCTCCAAGTAAACGAACAtatctgacaaaaacaaacataaaacaacgAGAGAGGGACGATTAACGAAATATCCACAGCCTGTCCAGTAGGGATGAGAGGATATTGATTACTGTTTTGACACCACTAGAAGACTAAGGCACCCAgtattgggtcatttcttgtttttttatttctacacatcAGGGTTCTCCTGATGCACGAAAAGACACCGGAGtgacggagatggtagaggtggcgtgcagacagtctatggtcgtgcagcgatcacagggaataaaggtcactaccccctcccattggcccctcccactggctccaagtgaattctcctgattatatcctgctgcgttctcacatcagctcactctgactttctgcagaataaacacgaggaggctggaggagaaactccgggtgaagagagaaacattcagctgtttgcgttcacacatgcaacaggatataatcaggagtgTGAACAAGGCTTATGTCATTTCCATCCTTTGTTATGTTTGCTGTGTTGGTTTACATCCTCAGTAGGTTCAGACTCACTTGAAATCCTCATTTTTGATGAACTCGACGATGATGTCTTTTTCTGGTTGAATCTGCAGCATCttcagggagagacagaggaaaggaGCGGGCTTGATGTTTCCACCGTAAACTCCACCCACGTACTTCAGCTCCATGGCTTTGTCGACCACCAGCTCAGCTGTGAACGACACAACAGGATAAACGTTTCATTCAGAGAGAAACCGGctgtgaaagaaaagagggCAGAAAATACCTACTGCTGCTACTCATTGATATCATTACACAGTTAGGTGTTTACTTTAGTTGTTTATGCAGATTAAATGGTCTTCatccttcctaaa from Labrus mixtus chromosome 3, fLabMix1.1, whole genome shotgun sequence carries:
- the prpf38a gene encoding pre-mRNA-splicing factor 38A encodes the protein MANRTVKDANSIHGTNPQYLVEKIIRTRIYESKYWKEECFGLTAELVVDKAMELKYVGGVYGGNIKPAPFLCLSLKMLQIQPEKDIIVEFIKNEDFKYVRLLGAMYMRLTGTAVDCYKYLEPLYNDYRKIKTQNRNGEFELMHVDEFVDELLHAERMCDIILPRLQKRHVLEEAEMLDTRISALEEDLDEVETSEEEDEEEEKPERLQTPEPHRRSYRDNDRPRRSPSPRYRRSRSPRRRSRSPKRRSPSPRRDRHRSKSPRRHRSRSRERRHRSKSPGHNRSRRHRSHSKSPERSSKKSHKKSRRGNE